One genomic window of Podarcis muralis chromosome 9, rPodMur119.hap1.1, whole genome shotgun sequence includes the following:
- the LOC114604318 gene encoding radial spoke head protein 6 homolog A-like: MADPPGDQPQNGENPQQQEPPRQPSQPDPGGLQPEAAPPVISEPEGGQGPDQDGSISGEYPDQLPRGSMYQPQEPRLSVYEQPDGRGGVYQPHQARGALFQARGGVPWQQQQPQLLQPPTLPRGSLPQIQDPMGAMYQDQMQQPVTRGSFHVPVSRGSQIMQQESLVHGPYQTHEPGIGLYQLGATLMEDQIPDPGPRALAIKNAKAYLLKTSLKTGVSLYDHLADMLAKILDERPENPADIIENISKEVKCARFQKKLDTLRDEYEKHPTFELAEMYKTLFQKGGGEGTDQEMEEELPETPLPNVMETAFYFEQAGIGLSLEEYYHIFLALKQLVNTHPIQTCRFWGKILGIEANYIVAEIEFREGEEEEEAEEEELAEEGQKEGSEGRDEDEEEDEEKDEPPKPNYKPPPVIPKEDNRTGANKYTYFVCNEPGKPWVRLPHVTPAQIVNARKIKKYFTGRLDAPIVSYPPFPGNESNYLRAQIARISAATQISPLGFYQFGEEEGDEEEEGGAGRDSYEENPDFEPISVPELVESLANWVHHVQNILMQGRCTWVNPYQKSEEEEEEDEEEERPDEQEESQEVGPPLLTPLSEDADIQNIPPWSAETSTNLVPQYALAVLQANLWPGAYAFAIGRRFDNIYIGWGHKYSAENFSPQLPPLVQTEYLSGPEITETTDPTVEEEMALKAAQEEALAAEEMEEMDEEEDEEDDD, translated from the exons ATGGCAGATCCTCCAGGCGACCAGCCTCAGAATGGGGAGAACCcccagcagcaggagccccccaGGCAGCCCAGCCAGCCAGACCCCGGGGGGCTGCAGCCAGAGGCAGCCCCTCCAGTGATTTCTGAACCTGAGGGAGGCCAAGGCCCTGACCAGGACGGCTCCATTTCTGGTGAATACCCGGATCAGCTGCCACGAGGCAGCATGTACCAACCCCAGGAGCCAAGGCTGAGCGTCTATGAGCAGCCAGACGGAAGAGGCGGCGTGTACCAGCCTCACCAGGCAAGGGGCGCCCTGTTTCAGGCGCGGGGCGGCGTGccttggcagcagcaacagccccaGCTGCTGCAACCGCCCACCCTGCCCAGGGGAAGCCTCCCTCAGATTCAAGACCCCATGGGAGCCATGTATCAGGACCAAATGCAGCAGCCGGTCACAAGAGGCAGCTTCCACGTGCCGGTGTCGAGAGGCAGCCAAATCATGCAACAGGAGAGCTTAGTTCACGGCCCTTACCAAACCCACGAGCCTGGCATCGGCCTCTACCAGTTGGGGGCCACCTTGATGGAAGACCAGATCCCGGATCCGGGACCCAGGGCGTTGGCGATAAAGAATGCCAAAGCCTACCTGCTGAAGACGAGCCTCAAAACCGGCGTGAGCTT GTATGACCATCTTGCTGACATGCTGGCCAAGATTCTGGATGAGCGACCTGAAAACCCAGCTGACATAATTGAGAACATCAGTAAGGAAGTGAAGTGTGCTCGGTTCCAGAAGAAATTGGACACTCTCCGAGACGAATATGAGAAACATCCAACTTTTGAACTGGCTGAAATGTATAAGACATTGTTCCAGAAAGGTGGTGGAGAAGGAACAGACCAAGAAATGGAAGAGGAATTG CCAGAAACTCCTCTACCCAACGTCATGGAGACAGCCTTCTATTTTGAACAGGCTGGAATTGGCTTGAGCTTAGAAGAATATTACCACATATTCCTGGCCCTCAAACAGTTGGTCAACACACATCCAATCCAGACTTGTCGCTTCTGGGGCAAAATCCTAGGCATTGAAGCAAACTATATTGTAGCTGAAATTGAGTTCcgtgagggggaggaagaggaagaggcagaggaggaggaattggctgAGGAGGGACAAAAAGAGGGGAGCGAAGGCAGAGATGAGGATGAAGAGGAAGATGAAGAAAAAGATGAGCCACCGAAGCCGAACTACAAGCCACCACCAGTAATACCAAAAGAAGATAATCGAACCGGGGCCAATAAATACACTTATTTTGTTTGCAATGAACCAGGGAAACCCTGGGTGAGATTACCCCATGTGACACCTGCACAGATAGTGAATGCCCGGAAGATCAAGAAATACTTCACTGGAAGACTAGATGCTCCCATTGTGAGTTATCCACCTTTCCCAGGCAATGAGTCCAATTACCTGCGAGCCCAGATTGCCCGCATTTCAGCAGCGACCCAGATCAGCCCATTGGGCTTTTATCAGtttggagaagaggaaggagatgaagaggaagagggaggagctggaagggacagttATGAAGAAAATCCTGACTTTGAGCCTATTTCTGTGCCAGAGTTGGTAGAATCCCTTGCCAACTGGGTCCACCATGTACAGAATATTCTAATGCAG GGACGCTGTACTTGGGTTAATCCCTATCAAAaatcagaggaagaagaagaggaggatgaggaagaggagCGACCAGATGAACAGGAAGAATCACAAGAAGTAGGACCCCCACTTCTCACGCCACTCTCTGAAGATGCAG ACATTCAGAACATCCCACCATGGTCAGCAGAGACATCAACAAACTTAGTTCCTCAATATGCCCTTGCAGTTCTTCAGGCCAATTTATGGCCTGGGGCTTACGCCTTTGCTATTGGAAG GAGATTTGATAACATCTACATTGGCTGGGGTCACAAATACAGTGCAGAAAATTTCAGCCCTCAGTTGCCGCCGCTCGTGCAAACTGAGTACCTTAGTGGGCCAGAAATCACAGAAACAACAGACCCAACTGTGGAAGAAGAGATGGCACTCAAGGCTGCACAAGAGGAAGCACTGGCAGCTGAAGAAATGGAAGAGATGGATGAGGAAGAGGATGAAGAGGATGATGATTAA